One Brassica napus cultivar Da-Ae chromosome C4, Da-Ae, whole genome shotgun sequence genomic region harbors:
- the LOC106396358 gene encoding protein ALUMINUM SENSITIVE 3-like translates to MSGKCLLFPLLCNLLSTIIPTSPPLPKRQKKKKKKRERGMDLDWVATFLKDYEWLIEYLRNMVKPAAALAVVLLAVALSYSQNLSLEGEMIYSVFRSFLQLSVIGFVLQFIFNQENAGWIILAYLFMVFVAGYTAGQRAKHVPRGKYVAGVSILAGTGITMFLLVVLNVFPFTPRYMIPVAGMMVGNAMTVIGVTMKQLRDDIKMQLNLVETALALGATPRQATLQQVKRALVTSLSPVLDSCKTVGLISLPGAMTGMIMGGASPLEAIQLQIVVMNMIVGAATVSSIMCTYLCWPSFFTKAYQLQTHVFSS, encoded by the exons ATGAGTGGAAAGTGTCTTCTTTTTCCACTCCTTTGTAACTTGTTGTCCACTATTATTCCCACCTCTCCACCACTACCAAAAcgacaaaagaagaaaaaaaaaaaaagagagcgaGGCATGGATCTAGACTGGGTAGCAACTTTCCTCAAGGACTACGAATGGCTGATCGAGTATCTCAGAAACATGGTGAAGCCCGCGGCGGCGCTCGCCGTGGTCCTGCTAGCCGTGGCTCTCTCCTACTCACAGAACCTCTCTTTGGAAGGAGAAATGATTTACTCTGTTTTCAGATCGTTTCTTCAGCTCTCTGTTATCGGATTCGTTCTTCAGTTCATCTTTAACCAAGAAAACGCAGGCTGGATCATCCTCGCTTATCTCTTCATGGTCTTCGTCGCTGGTTACACCGCCGGACAACGTGCCAAGCACGTTCCACGTGGAAAGTACGTGGCCGGGGTTTCTATCCTCGCCGGAACAGGTATAACAATGTTTCTGCTTGTTGTCCTCAACGTCTTTCCTTTCACTCCGAGGTATATGATCCCTGTGGCGGGGATGATGGTTGGGAACGCCATGACGGTCATTGGAGTTACAATGAAACAGCTACGAGATGACATCAAGATGCAACTTAACCTG GTGGAGACGGCATTAGCACTAGGAGCAACACCACGACAAGCTACGCTGCAACAGGTGAAGAGAGCTTTGGTGACATCTCTATCTCCGGTTTTGGATAGCTGCAAAACCGTTGGTTTGATCTCTCTACCAGGGGCGATGACCGGTATGATAATGGGCGGAGCGTCGCCTCTTGAAGCTATTCAGCTACAGATCGTTGTGATGAACATGATTGTTGGAGCAGCCACGGTTAGTAGCATCATGTGTACGTATCTTTGTTGGCCATCTTTCTTCACTAAAGCTTACCAGTTACAAACTCATGTCTTCTCAAGTTGA
- the LOC106396357 gene encoding pentatricopeptide repeat-containing protein At2g37320-like isoform X2 translates to MSCLRKYHSRVRSLNRAISNDASEVDRRARALRVLNIIYSKPGGTSSRQNNLGIVTDFLRTDSKHLRDDHGLSRTKHGVSSVLEEVILEHSSVLKCSFDAYGLSSNVSSCGSDRDFRTGSGFHCLALKSGFASDVYVGSSLVVLYRDSGEIDNAHKLFVEMPEKNVVSWTAMISGFAQEWRVDICLKLYSKMKNSTSEQPNDYTFTALLSACTGSGALGQGKSVHCQTLKTGFKSCLHISNALISMYCKCGDLKDAFRVFDQFLDKDVVSWNSMIAGYAQHGLATQAIELFEVVMAKSGTKPDAITYLGVLSSCRHADLLGRFGLLQEALELIETMPMEPNAVIWGSLLFSCRVHGDVWTGIRAAEERLMLEPECAATHVQLANLYASVRYYKEAAMVRKAMKDKGLKTNPGCSWIEIDNDVFMFKAEDGSNCRIVEIVYVLHCLVDLMEPL, encoded by the exons ATGTCTTGTCTGAGAAAATATCATTCTCGAGTTCGTTCACTGAATCGTGCTATATCGAACGACGCAAGTGAGGTCGACAGACGAGCTCGCGCTCTGAGAGTTCTaaacatcatatattcaaaACCAGGTGGAACTTCGAGTCGCCAGAACAATCTTGGAATCGTTACGGACTTTCTGCGAACAGATTCGAAGCATCTCAGAGATGATCATGGCCTCTCAAGAACCAAACATGGAGTCTCAAGCGTCCTGGAAGAAGTTATTCTCGAGCATTCTTCAGTTCTCAAGTGTAGTTTCGATGCTTATGGTTTGTCTTCCAACGTGAGCTCTTGCGGGTCGGATCGTGACTTTCGAACCGGGTCTGGGTTTCATTGCTTAGCTTTAAAAAGTGGGTTTGCCTCAGATGTATACGTAGGAAGCTCTTTGGTCGTTTTGTACAGAGATTCTGGCGAGATAGATAATGCACATAAGTTGTTCGTTGAAATGCCTGAGAAGAACGTGGTTTCGTGGACGGCTATGATCTCAGGGTTTGCGCAGGAGTGGCGTGTGGATATCTGCTTGAAGCTTTATTCAAAGATGAAAAACTCAACCTCCGAACAACCGAATGATTACACGTTCACTGCTCTTTTGAGCGCTTGTACTGGAAGCGGAGCGTTAGGGCAAGGAAAAAGCGTTCATTGCCAGACGCTTAAGACAGGTTTCAAGTCTTGTCTCCATATCTCAAACGCTCTCATCTCGATGTACTGTAAATGCGGAGACTTGAAGGATGCTTTCCGTGTCTTTGACCAGTTTTTAGACAAAGATGTCGTCTCTTGGAACTCTATGATTGCTGGTTACGCGCAGCACGGACTTGCGACGCAAGCAATCGAGCTTTTTGAAGTAGTGATGGCCAAAAGTGGGACAAAGCCTGATGCAATCACGTATCTTGGAGTCCTCTCATCTTGCAGACACGCTG ATCTTCTCGGGAGGTTTGGTCTGCTGCAAGAAGCCTTAGAGCTGATCGAAACCATGCCGATGGAACCAAACGCAGTGATATGGGgatctcttcttttctcttgcCGTGTTCACGGAGATGTCTGGACGGGAATCAGAGCTGCAGAGGAACGGCTGATGCTTGAACCTGAATGTGCAGCCACGCATGTCCAGCTGGCGAATCTTTACGCTAGTGTGAGGTACTATAAAGAGGCGGCGATGGTGAGGAAAGCGATGAAAGATAAAGGGCTGAAGACGAATCCAGGGTGTAGTTGGATTGAGATTGATAACGATGTTTTCATGTTTAAAGCTGAAGATGGTAGTAACTGTAGAATAGTAGAGATTGTTTATGTTCTTCATTGTCTTGTAGATCTCATGGAACCTCTCTAA
- the LOC106396357 gene encoding pentatricopeptide repeat-containing protein At2g37320-like isoform X1: MSCLRKYHSRVRSLNRAISNDASEVDRRARALRVLNIIYSKPGGTSSRQNNLGIVTDFLRTDSKHLRDDHGLSRTKHGVSSVLEEVILEHSSVLKCSFDAYGLSSNVSSCGSDRDFRTGSGFHCLALKSGFASDVYVGSSLVVLYRDSGEIDNAHKLFVEMPEKNVVSWTAMISGFAQEWRVDICLKLYSKMKNSTSEQPNDYTFTALLSACTGSGALGQGKSVHCQTLKTGFKSCLHISNALISMYCKCGDLKDAFRVFDQFLDKDVVSWNSMIAGYAQHGLATQAIELFEVVMAKSGTKPDAITYLGVLSSCRHAGMVKEGREFFNSMSERGLKPQLNHYSCLIDLLGRFGLLQEALELIETMPMEPNAVIWGSLLFSCRVHGDVWTGIRAAEERLMLEPECAATHVQLANLYASVRYYKEAAMVRKAMKDKGLKTNPGCSWIEIDNDVFMFKAEDGSNCRIVEIVYVLHCLVDLMEPL, translated from the coding sequence ATGTCTTGTCTGAGAAAATATCATTCTCGAGTTCGTTCACTGAATCGTGCTATATCGAACGACGCAAGTGAGGTCGACAGACGAGCTCGCGCTCTGAGAGTTCTaaacatcatatattcaaaACCAGGTGGAACTTCGAGTCGCCAGAACAATCTTGGAATCGTTACGGACTTTCTGCGAACAGATTCGAAGCATCTCAGAGATGATCATGGCCTCTCAAGAACCAAACATGGAGTCTCAAGCGTCCTGGAAGAAGTTATTCTCGAGCATTCTTCAGTTCTCAAGTGTAGTTTCGATGCTTATGGTTTGTCTTCCAACGTGAGCTCTTGCGGGTCGGATCGTGACTTTCGAACCGGGTCTGGGTTTCATTGCTTAGCTTTAAAAAGTGGGTTTGCCTCAGATGTATACGTAGGAAGCTCTTTGGTCGTTTTGTACAGAGATTCTGGCGAGATAGATAATGCACATAAGTTGTTCGTTGAAATGCCTGAGAAGAACGTGGTTTCGTGGACGGCTATGATCTCAGGGTTTGCGCAGGAGTGGCGTGTGGATATCTGCTTGAAGCTTTATTCAAAGATGAAAAACTCAACCTCCGAACAACCGAATGATTACACGTTCACTGCTCTTTTGAGCGCTTGTACTGGAAGCGGAGCGTTAGGGCAAGGAAAAAGCGTTCATTGCCAGACGCTTAAGACAGGTTTCAAGTCTTGTCTCCATATCTCAAACGCTCTCATCTCGATGTACTGTAAATGCGGAGACTTGAAGGATGCTTTCCGTGTCTTTGACCAGTTTTTAGACAAAGATGTCGTCTCTTGGAACTCTATGATTGCTGGTTACGCGCAGCACGGACTTGCGACGCAAGCAATCGAGCTTTTTGAAGTAGTGATGGCCAAAAGTGGGACAAAGCCTGATGCAATCACGTATCTTGGAGTCCTCTCATCTTGCAGACACGCTGGTATGGTAAAAGAAGGAAGAGAGTTCTTCAATTCGATGTCTGAACGCGGCTTGAAACCACAGCTCAACCATTACTCTTGTCTTATAGATCTTCTCGGGAGGTTTGGTCTGCTGCAAGAAGCCTTAGAGCTGATCGAAACCATGCCGATGGAACCAAACGCAGTGATATGGGgatctcttcttttctcttgcCGTGTTCACGGAGATGTCTGGACGGGAATCAGAGCTGCAGAGGAACGGCTGATGCTTGAACCTGAATGTGCAGCCACGCATGTCCAGCTGGCGAATCTTTACGCTAGTGTGAGGTACTATAAAGAGGCGGCGATGGTGAGGAAAGCGATGAAAGATAAAGGGCTGAAGACGAATCCAGGGTGTAGTTGGATTGAGATTGATAACGATGTTTTCATGTTTAAAGCTGAAGATGGTAGTAACTGTAGAATAGTAGAGATTGTTTATGTTCTTCATTGTCTTGTAGATCTCATGGAACCTCTCTAA
- the LOC106392598 gene encoding uncharacterized protein LOC106392598 codes for MTTIDLITVECLRGRLLAERQVSRSAKEEAELITRRMKELEKHLKEEIRLREKAEKRLKFLMKKLEFIKGSSHCSEDSEQSSSSEASCLSSVSTSATKEEEKESHENGFVEEDEINQATVEKESRSKLIDLSSGEESVVASSSSHEGQSQLVLIFSERSKYILRVQNFKPRSSCYVVFHFIITYKWVVISYP; via the exons ATGACGACGATTGATCTGATAACTGTGGAGTGTCTAAGAGGGAGACTACTTGCAGAGAGGCAAGTTTCAAGGTCTGCTAAAGAAGAAGCAGAGCTCATTACCAGAAGG ATGAAAGAGCTGGAGAAACATCTGAAAGAAGAGATCAGATTAAGGGAGAAAGCAGAGAAGAGACTCAAGTTTCTGATGAAAAAGCTTGAATTCATTAAAGGATCATCACACTGTTCTGAGGATTCAGAGCAATCCAGTTCATCTGAAGCTTCTTGTTTGTCATCAGTTTCCACTTCAGcaaccaaagaagaagaaaaagaatctCATGAAAATGGATTTGTGGAGGAAGATGAAATTAATCAAGCAACCGTTGAAAAAGAGTCACGTTCAAAGCTCATAGATCTTTCTTCTGGTGAAGAGAGTGTTGTTGCTTCATCCTCAAGTCATGAAGGACAATCCCAGTTGGTATTGATTTTTTCTGAGCGCTCAAAATACATCTTAAgagttcaaaattttaaaccgAGAAGTTCATGTTATGTTGTATTTCATTTCATTATAACTTATAAGTGGGTAGTTATTAGTTATCCCTAA